The Fictibacillus phosphorivorans genomic sequence TCATCATCTAAGTCACGACAATATGAAAAGCACACTTGATATGGTCGAACAGTCTTATCAACGAGAGAAAAGTTTTGATGGTTTTGCCATTCACCATTATGTATCTTGGAAGAGTTTAACCGATTTATAAAAGTGTAGAACCCTCTCCCCCGACAAAAAGGAGGAGAGGGTTTAATTTTTAATGAACTCTTACTTCCTTTTCATCTGCATTTGGTACCAATCTTATAGAAGAAACGATTAACGCCAACGCTTGAATCACTCCCCATACACGGACTACAGCTAAAAATGGCTGATAGACAAGTGTAAAAAGCGGAACAAGATACCATTGTTCGACTCCTTGCTTGTTATAAGCAACAGGTGCTACTATTGCTATCGTCGCAATCACTATGAGAATTTGTATTCCAGAGAAAATGGCATAACTTGTAAGTACATCAGCCAGAGTCTTCGTTTGAGGCAACAGTACAGACGAAGCACTTTTTAGAAAAACACCTATAAACGCTTGGAACGTAGTGACCAACTTGATGGGTAGCGCTACAAGACCGAGCATTCCTTTTCTCCCATAGTTCTTATTACCAATTGCTTTTTTGTGAACAAACAATGTAACAATTCCGATCCTCATCCACCAAAGTCTTTGCTTTGCTAACTCTTTAACGGTAGGTGGAACATCCGTATAACTGACCGCTTCTGGTGTCATTTCAACCTTACCCAATCGATGGAGTCTAAACGTTATTTCCAAATCTTCTCCAATATTAGGATTTGTATTATATCCCCCGATGCTTAATACATCTTTCAATTTAAAGACTTGAAGTGCTCCACTGCAGCATAATACACCGTTGTAAATCCTTTGGCTTCTACGATCCATTTCCATAGATAGATAATAATCAATGGCTTGTAATCGGGTAAGCACATTTTCTTTTAAATTTAAGACTCTAACATTTGTTGCAGTTGTTACGGCTCTACCTGATATTACAGGTTCAATTGCCTTCAATATAGAATATTCATTGGCCAATTTAGTATCGGCATCTATTCTAACTACTATTGGATATTTACAAAGTGTTAACCCATAATTTAACGAATAGCTGATGGGATTTAGACCTAGGGGTGTTCTTTTTGAAGCTGCAACCACTTGAGGATATTTTTCCGCCAATGCTTCGATAACAGGAAGTGTATGATCAGAACTGTTATTCTCAATTAATATAAGTTCCATCGGCCAATCTAATTTTTGAGAAAGCAACGACAACACCGTTTCCTCAATGGATTCTGCTTCATTATGGCAAGGAACGATAACGGAGACACCGTCAATTACCACGGGTTCAGAGGTATATTCGATTTGCTTTTGTCCTTTTCTAGAATAAAGAGCATTGAGCAACACTGCTACTGGCCGACCAAGAAGCCAAATAAACGTAAGTGCAAAAATAACTGCACTAACAATATCCAATATTTGATTCATCTATTATGTATCCTCCTCGTGTGTAAGAAGAGGAACTTTAGTGATATTCATTAGCTCTTCTTATACCAAAATAATGATTAGCTAATTTTACAACATACACTAAAGATTTACTACAAAAATATATTATTGAAATAAATTCTATTTAATTACATTTATATATATATATATATATATATATATGTACCAATGCGCTTGTTTCCTTCTCCGTAAATGACTATATTTAAATACCAAAAATATAAATCCTTGTATCTTTTTAGTTATTTCAATCAAACAAAAAGCTTACAGATTTCTCTGCAAGCTTTTTCATATCTTATTTACTTCGCCCATCGAACGTGTAAAGATTAGGTGTTTGTATAGCTGAAGATACGTTGTGGACAAATAACACCATGTCCAGATCTTGTTTATCAAGATAGTCATACATGTTTCCGCCATTTAGACGCAAGTCGATAACATGTACTTCTTTAAAATGTGCACTTAGAAGAGGGATCATCGGATTAGCGTATGAATCCTTTAATACCAGCACTTTAAGGTCATTGTCTGCTTTTTCGTTCTTCACAACAATCTGCGATGCGTTTCCACCCATATAAACATTGTAACGATCGGCATACATCTCTTTATCCTCTTGTTTGCTTAGATCGTAAAAAGGCTTACCGCATTCTCCTTTGATACAAACATCGTATCCATCGTAACCCTCTTTTGGTTCCATAATCTCGATCTGATCTGCTTTTTCTGCATAGGCTTTGTTTGATAGGCGTGCGGCAGATCCATAAAACTCAGGTTCTTTATATGTTTTTACCTTAAAATCAGAGAATTTCTTAGGTTCCCCAACCTCTGGGTGTTTTTCGCTTAACTCTTTAATTACTTGTTGATATCCATAGAAAGCTGCTTTTTGTTTCCAATGATGATCTGTATAAAAGTAGAGCTGTTCCTCTTGGTTCTTTTTCTCAATTGTTTTACGAAGATTGATTTGCTCCGCTTTCGGACTTAAACCTTCTAAAAAGTTATTCATGTTCTTTTGCGAGAAGTCTTCTGCAAAAGCAGGTAATTTGTCTTTGTTGGACATCACTTTTGTAGGTGCCATCGTGTAATATACATCAAGACCTTTTGAATCACCATATTCAATGAATTTATTGATCTGTTGGTGTTCATCCTTAAGGTTCTCGATTTTATCTACCGCTTGTAGAAGGTATCCATCCTCTCCTAGAAAGACACCATTCACTTCTTTTTCTTTCATGAACTCTTTCTTGAAGCTTGAATAAAGCTGCAGCCACTCTTCTCTCTTATAGACCTGATCGTTATAGTAGGTTTCGAATTTTCCAAAATACTCGCCAGACAACAGATCATCGTCCTTTTCCACTAATGGAAATGATGCCATCTCTCTATTTTCAAGCTCAGAAATTTTGGTATCTTCCGCTAGTACCATACCTACTCCCACCGTACTGATCAATCCTACAAAAGCAACGGCTAACACTTTTTCTCCAATGATTTTTCTCATATATAGCCCACCTTAGAATCTAAAATAAATGAAAGGATTGAAGGTTGAGTTCACCATGTACGCAATGGAAAGTAAAAGTACGGTCGCGTAATAGATCGGTGCACCAATTTCATTTCCTAATACATAAACCTTATTTGAAGCAGTAGCTTGTAATTTGTCGATTAACCACTTGAATAAAGGAGTAGCACTAATAATCGCAAGACATAATAATACGGAATAATTCGTTAGGTAAAATGCTGCTCGTTCATCAAATAAAGGAGCATTTCCAAAACCAAACATTACTTTGAGATAGCTATACGCATAGGTAAACGTATCTGCTCTAAACAGGACCCAACCACTAATGATCAATATCAATGCATAGAGATGCTGAAGTGGTCTCCACATACGGAAAATGAGTTTTTCTAAGAACGCTTTTTCCAGTGCAATGATAATTCCGAAGTACAATCCCCAAGCGATAAACGTCCAGTTGGCTCCATGCCAAAAGCCTGTTACAAACCAAACAATGAAAAGATTGCGATACGTCATCAACTTACCGTTTTTACTGCCACCTAACGGGATATATACGTAATCCCTGAACCATGATCCTAATGATATATGCCAGCGACGCCAGAATTCTGAAATGGTTCTTGAGATATATGGGTATTTAAAATTCTCTAGAAAATCAAAACCAAACATCTTTCCTAAACCGATCGCCATATCTGAGTATCCAGAGAAATCAAAATAAATTTGAAGGGAATAAGCGATGATACCAATCCATGCCATACCCACTGAAAGCTCGTTCGCTGGCGTTTTAAAGATTTCATCTGCAATGAAACCTACGTTGTTCGCGATTAGCATCTTTTTAGCCAAACCAATAATAAATCGTTTAACACCTTCAGCAAACTTACCGAATGTCTCTATCCGGTGTTTAATTTGATCCGCTACCGTTTGATAACGCACGATGGGTCCCGCAACAAGCTGAGGGAATAAAGCGATATATAGGGCCACATTAAGTGGATTTTTTTGCACTTCCCCATCTCTGCGGTATACATCAATCACATAACTCATCGCTTGGAACGTGTAGAACGAAATTCCTAACGGGAGCGGTATTGGATCTACATGGATAGACAGATCAAATGCCGCGTTAATGTTCTCCACAAAGAAATTTGTGTATTTAAAAATAAACAAAATCGCGATGTTAGAAAGCACCATCGCTGTCATAACCCAAGTTACAGCACGTTTTCGATTTCGCACTCGGTCAACGACAAGGCCAAACAAATAGTTAAGACCTATAGAACCTAACATGATCAAAACAAAAACAGGTTCTCCCCAAGCATAGAAGAACAGACTATAAGCCAACAGCAAAACATTTCTAAAGCTGCGTGGTACTAGAAAATACGTGAATAAAACTATGGGTAAGAATAAAAATAAAAAGACGGTTGAACTAAATAACATGGTGTTCCTCCTGAAGTTCAAACTAATAAATAAAAATAGCTCTATTTCTTGTTATAGCCGATTACTGTGAAAGCGTCTATAAAAATTTCCCCAAAGAAAAGAAGCCCACAGTTAGGCTTCAGCACAAAATATATATTCGCACCATTATTCACATTCTTGGGTAACGACCTTATGTAAATTAATGGTTTTTTTGTTCTTGTATGTTGTACATCGTAAAACACTCAAGAGAACCGCTTTAATTCCCTTTTTTTATATCGGTCATAATTTCGCTATTGTTTAGTGTTTCGGCTTAATATATTTGTAAAAAACCGAAATTAGTATCAAGCCTGTCTTTGGTGAATATTTATTTAGCTTGTTTCCAATCTTTAATTAAAGCATTAAGATTTTTACCAAATGCAGTATGAATGGACTCTTTATCATTTTTCGTAACTAATGTTAACGTTTTTTCTTTTCCGTACGTTTTCATCAGATAGTCGACAAACGAAATACTATCAATATAGTCTTCCCAGGCGGAATTGTAGGACTGGAGAAATGCTTGATCGTTCCATAATCGTTGAATGTCTAAATTCTTAGGTGCAGATGCCACATCTTTAAAGGTTGCATAATATTGAAATTCTGAATCTAGCTCACTTTCGTACTTAACTGCATAATACTCAGATATCATATAATTCGGCGCAAAGCTATCCTTAGAATCGGTAACCTCTTTATAGTTAGAACGATATAATGCACCTGCGTTAACATCATAATATTCTTCCTCATCTACATAGATATCGATAAATCCAGGCCCTGATTGTGTATGACCTTTACCCGGTTTAAATGAAACAAGTACTTCTGAATTCTTTTTTAACAGATTTCCTATTTCCGAATCCATGTAATTACTGTACATTTCAATTTCGTCTAAGTAATATTCTTCTAAATCATTATCCCTCTCGTAACCTTTGAAGAATAACAACTTATATTCGATATCATTGATTACCTTTGTACCTTCTTCCTTTTTATCTTCTACCTTTTTACTAGCTTCTGCAGGCACTTCTTTTTTCTCATTGCATGCACTTAAAAGGATGATGAACAAAAGAGCGACAACACTACTCCTCTTCATTTACTTCACACCACTCTCTATAATAAATAAAACAAGTTGGCATCACGTTCTACGATAAGCATACCGAAAAAGAGCATAATAGTAAGGAATCATGAACAGAAGGATGATGAGCCCTATTCCTAAAGTAAGGTACATTAAAGTCGGTTCATTTTCCGGCAAGAAACTTTCACCCATATAATAAAGCGAGCCGATCGACCATACGATGTTAAAGCCAAAATAGACTTTCCAAAATGATGGTGAAAACCATTCCCTTTTAAAAACATAACCCCATAATCCAATGATTCCTATTATCGAAACGATCATATCGACAAAGGTCAAACTATGATAAAACTCTTTATCTAAAAAGCTAATCCCTGTAATGATGATAAATAATATTGTGTAAACTTTCATGGTTGCATGCTCCTTGTATTTCTTTCTTCTAGCAAACGAAAAAGCTTGTAGCTCTGTACAAGCTTTTTCGTCATTTCATTTACTAATTGGAAGTTTGTGGCACACTTTCTAGAGAAGGATACTTGGTGAAGACTTTTTTATCTTTAGAAAGAAGGAAAACTTCATTGCTTTTGTTTACAAAACCAGAGTCTATTTCTTCATTAAAGAAAGCGATTTTCTCAAAGTCATCTTTTTTATAAACCATTCCTCTTGTAAATATATATTTAGTTCCTACATAGATTACGGGTTGCTCAAACTTCACTTGAGCAGACTTCAAATCATCCTTTTTCGCTGCATAGAACACATTATACAAATGGTTTTGATCTACAAACATAGGAGATCCATCGGGGTACTGATAAGAATCTTCAACAGATTGATCAACCACTTCTAGGTTAATCGTATCTATGCTATAAATCTTATCACCATTTCCTTCATTCACGTACAATATCGGACGGTTAGGATCGACTGCTAGCCTTTTGTAATTCCAAGCATGTGTTTGGTATCCAATCGTTGATTTCAGTTGTTTTAACAGATTTATGGTTTTTCCTGTTGCAAAAGAATACATGTAGAGCGGTCTAGAATCGTGTGTTCCTTTCAAATCTGTATAATAGACAGCCTTATCATCAACAGCTAGTTGCCCTGGAATCATTTCCGTTTTTATATGTGTTATCGTTCCCTCAGCTTTAGCAGGAAGAACAGCGATTTTACTCGCACCATAAAGTGCTACATAGATCTTTCCATTTTTCAGTTCAATGTCTATAGGGTAGGAACCTATAAACACCGTTTTTTCTATATTGTATGTTTTTGCGTTAATCACGAAGAGTTTGTTAGCATATTTGGAAATGATATAGATCTTATCGTTTTCTTCATCGTAGACCCAATCCGTTACTTCATCCTTCATTTTAATTTGATTGTCTGATTTTTGTATATCTGTGGTTGCTGCTGGCAGTATAGTTACTCTCATTTTGGTTAATTTTTTGTACTCGTAACTATACATGTTACCTGATGAATCCATCACCATTAGATTAGACTTTATTGGTAATTTACGAATCATCTTGTAATTCTCTCGATCAAATACAGCTAGTGACGTATATACAAAGCGATCACGAATTAACCGTACATCATGATGAGACTCTTCATTCAAATATCTTCCATGAATCGTTGTAAGATCATTCGCATCAAAACGGTAACGAGAAAAAAAGACGTCCCCTCGGTCGTATAAAAGTTTTCCACTGTTAGAAAAACCATATCCATCACTGTAATTATCTTGTGAAAGTAAGTCGTACGTATTTAAGTCTAGAGATCTAATATGAGTAGAATCTTGAAAATAAAGAATTCCGTTCTCCTTATCCAAAGCCATTTGTTCCATCCAAAAACTGTAATCTCGATTGGGTGTCCCTTCTTTATTAACTTCTGTATCCACCCCTGTATTTAAGTTTAATTTCCTTAATGGCTCTGGCCCTCTCATTGCATAAAACATTTGATCGTCATAAATTTTAAACAATGTAATTGGAGGCAAAGGTGTCGAAATTGGTTTCGTCGTCACTGTTTCTAGGTTCACAATAACCGTTGGACTTGCAGATATATAGAGCTTTCCTTCATAAAGCTCCATATGAGTAGGATCCCAAACCGGCAGTTCTTTTACAGTCCGAAGATCTTTAGAAGACACGATATACAGTTTATCTTCGCGCCTTGAAAGTAAATAGAGGTAGCCTTTTGATTCATCAAGAATCATCTCGCTGATAGACCATTCTAGAAACTTCTTCTCAAACAACACTTTATAGCTTTCTTGAATGGCTTTTAGTCTTTGAGATAGTTGAGCAACCGTTTCTGGATGCTGTAATTTTGCTAACTTTGATTCAATTGTACTGTTTAAGCGTTCTAATGCAGCTTGAGGCTGGTTTGTTTCAATTGCTCGTTCCAAACTTTCAACGTCATTGGTTACACTCGTAATCTCTTGTTTAAGCGCAAGTGTGTTCTGAACATATGGTGCAATAGCTGACTGTGCAGGTTTCAAATAGTTTGATATAAAAGTTGCTCGAGCAAGATTATCATAAACCTTACTGTAAGTTGTTCCCGCCACATTAATTCTGTTGACTAAATCGTTATAAGCCTTTTCTGTGTCTGAAGATAGAGGAGAGACTTTATATTTGGCTACAAAATTTTCCTTTGAATTGGTAATTACTTTGCTCTGGTATACCGCTGCTCGAAACGCTACAGCACGATCATAAACGGTTTGTACATACTTTATACGCGAAGCAAATTTTTGCTGGTCAGCTGAACGTAACGTTTTGAGTGCTGACTTTGTTTTGTTCAAGTTATCTCTCGTTTGAATAAACAACTGTAAATCTACTTCTTTTAACTCAGCATTCCCTTTGAAAGTTAGTTGTGGTGCTAGTTTTTTCGCTGCAGATTCTGCAAGCTTTAGGTATGAATCAGTTTGTGCAACAGTTGCTGCGTTTACAGGTGATGCACCACCAAATATACCTGAAAACAACATTACTGCTAATAAAATAAAAATGGTTCCCTTTTTCAACGCATGTCCTCATTTCCAAAGTTGATTACAACTCTATTAGTATATCAAAATACTAGAAAAATATTGTAATATAAGGGAATTTTATTCTTGTGATTATATTAGGGAAAATTTATAGGCTATTAGGATTTTAATGTCTCAAAAATTGGGGTAATTGCAAATCTTCTACAGTTGGATATATGGAGCAAGTAGGATGCAATCACTAAGAGTACATCTGATTATTAATAAGATTGATAACTTGGGGTTGACGTTATTGACCTTGATTCCTTTTATGTCTTATCAAACTTATTTATGAAGTATCTAAAAAATAGACAAATATAAAAATACATAGTAACTATTAAAAATAATTCAAAGCCTAATATTGATAGCCCAATATAACTGTATACATCTTTAAATAGAACATAAAAACTTGTGCCTGCTACACTCATAGTAAGTAACATAGCTGAAGAAAATCTACCCTTAGAACTTATATAGTCATACATTATAACTAAAATGGCACCAATCATTAGGGATAAACTTGGAACTAAAATTATAATATTTTGTAAATCCATAAACAAAAGGAAATCTGAATTCGCCTGAACTCCTTGATAAGTAAGTGTGAAGCCAAGAAATCCTATAAATAAGCATAACAAATTCCCAATTCTTAATATTAAATTCATTGAGTAAACCCCATTTGAAATTATATTTTATAGTTCTAAATATATATTGTATTTCTATTTCAACAATCATTTTGAAGGACAATATGTGGTTGTTGATCAAATGGAATTACAAAGGTTTTAGCCTCAATGTATCACTTTTTTTGTTTTTTTAGCGATTTTCTGACTATCACTTAAAACATTTTGATCTAGTCTGTAAGCGTAATTGGTTTTCGGTGATAGGGTGCTTGTAGAAATTCTTTGCTCCTGCACTAATGATAAAATAAGTAGGCTATGCAAGGTTCAAAAAAGAATGAGTTGAGAAAACTTTGATCCATCGTGTCCTACTTTCAAACATCCACTTTTAAAATATATTTTTAGCTACCATCTTTTTCAGACTGATTTTCAGCATCCCCTGTAAACAAGGAATTATTCTTGTTGTAGTTGATGTAAAGAACAGCACTCCAGTATTCAAATCCGTTTTACCATATTCTTTAACCGATCCAACGGAATTTTGCTTTAATAGATTTGCCTTTTTATGCTACCAGCAGTTTTAATCGTTAATTTTTCTCTCCAACATGATCAGCAGCTGGATGTGTAGAGATTATTACTTCAATGTCATCCACTTTCTGCTTCTTTAAGTATGCAACAACTGCATCACCTTTACCTTTATTACAAGCTTCAAATATCATCACCATTAGGCGTTTTAATATATTTAGGATCACCTTGGTCAACGATAATAAAATGAACGGTCATTGGTTTAGGTTTTGTCGCAGCTTGAATAGAATTTAACTGAGAATAATAAAAATTACAAAAACTATTAGCCCCATTACTATTTAAAACAACATTATCATTCCATAATGTCCCCTCTTTAGTCTTATTAAGATTTAAATATTCAGATGTAAGCAATGATCCTTTTCAAAGTTAATCTACTAAACTACAAAAAAAGAACCACAGAATGACATGGCAGTCACTAAGTGGTTCTTTTTTCTACTATGGAAGAGGGTGCTAAATTAAGATACATTAGTAATCCTTAAATTAGCACATCCTCCCCTGTTTGAGTCATTCAAATGATTAGATTTTAGACTCTTTTAATTACTTAACTAAAGTTACAGTAATTGATACAGGAGCAGCTAACAAATCAGCATTGGCAGAAGTAGAAACCGCTGGAACAACAATTGTTACACTTCCTGCTTTTGTATCGTCAGTAAGTGAAAGATTTCCACTAGCTTCAGTTACATTGTTAAGGTTAGTTACTACTGGTGTAGCAGGTACAACTTGTAATCCGTTCTTTAATAGGTCAAGACCATTTGCAATGTCATAAGTCATAGTTTTACCAAATTGATCTTGTACCGTTAGAACTGGATTTAAAGCATATTTTGTTCCAGCATTATTAAGCTTACCGAATAGTAGTTCTTCTACAGATACAGTTGTTCCACCAAGAACTGATAGGTCAACAGTACGGCTAGAAGTGTTTACTGCTGCTTTAGTAACAACTGAATCAGTATTCTTGTAAGAAACATCTAAAGTATCAACTGTAACTCCACCAACTGTTGCAGTAATCTTAACTGTTCCAGAGTTAACTAGTTTTAGAACAGCATCAGAAGTCAAAGCAACTGTACCTGTACCAGTGCCATAAGCAACAGTATCTAGGAATCCTTGGTCTTTAGAATTAGATGTAGTAGCTGTAATTGATGCAGTAGAACCATCTAATGTTTCTGTTCCGATAACATTACCATACTTATCTAACTGCTTAAGTACAAAAGTTACCTCATCATCAAGATCAACACCAGTTTCATTTGCATCATTATCAGCGTCTAAAACTGAGTTTTGAGAACTTAGAACTAGATCGTACTTAGCAATTGCGCTGTCAAAATCACTAGCTGTTACAGCGATTGATTTAGTAAATACAACTTTACCTGAAGCATCTTTGTATTCAACAGTTACAGTAGTGGATCCTTTAACACCATTTTGTGCTGGTAAAGCGATAGTAACATCTCCATCAGCTGCGACAGTCGCTTCTGCAACACGAGTATTTCCAGACTTAACGCTTAATTTACTTCCATCATCATACGTTACTACTGATGTAGTATCATTAGAAGTTGTAACATTGGCTGGGTAAACAATAGCATTAGCGTATTGGTCTTTAAGTGAAAGTGATACTGTTTCTGAACTTGCTAGACCATTTGCAGATGTATCTAGAGATACTTTATTGCTACCTAATGTAGCATCAGCAATCTTTTCGTTAGCTTTTACATCAAATGAAACTGTTGTTTCAAGATCTCCAACTTTAATCTTAGCTTGGGCTTTACCAGTTGTAATAGTATTGATTACAAATTGACCCCCAACTACATTAACATTTGCTACAGTTGGTGTTAGGTTTGTAATTTTGTAGTTCAAGGGAGAAGCTACCGGGCTTAAAAGAACGATGTTTCCATCAACATCTTTAGCGAATAGGTTTAATACAGCACCATCTTCGTTAACTTTTAATGATGAAACTAATTCTCCAGATTTCTTAGCAGTTTCATAATCAGTTACTTCAGATCCTGAAGTTAAAGATCCAATGTGAAGACCTTCAAAACCAGATACTTCTAGTTCTGGTG encodes the following:
- a CDS encoding glycosyltransferase family 2 protein encodes the protein MNQILDIVSAVIFALTFIWLLGRPVAVLLNALYSRKGQKQIEYTSEPVVIDGVSVIVPCHNEAESIEETVLSLLSQKLDWPMELILIENNSSDHTLPVIEALAEKYPQVVAASKRTPLGLNPISYSLNYGLTLCKYPIVVRIDADTKLANEYSILKAIEPVISGRAVTTATNVRVLNLKENVLTRLQAIDYYLSMEMDRRSQRIYNGVLCCSGALQVFKLKDVLSIGGYNTNPNIGEDLEITFRLHRLGKVEMTPEAVSYTDVPPTVKELAKQRLWWMRIGIVTLFVHKKAIGNKNYGRKGMLGLVALPIKLVTTFQAFIGVFLKSASSVLLPQTKTLADVLTSYAIFSGIQILIVIATIAIVAPVAYNKQGVEQWYLVPLFTLVYQPFLAVVRVWGVIQALALIVSSIRLVPNADEKEVRVH
- a CDS encoding DHHW family protein, giving the protein MRKIIGEKVLAVAFVGLISTVGVGMVLAEDTKISELENREMASFPLVEKDDDLLSGEYFGKFETYYNDQVYKREEWLQLYSSFKKEFMKEKEVNGVFLGEDGYLLQAVDKIENLKDEHQQINKFIEYGDSKGLDVYYTMAPTKVMSNKDKLPAFAEDFSQKNMNNFLEGLSPKAEQINLRKTIEKKNQEEQLYFYTDHHWKQKAAFYGYQQVIKELSEKHPEVGEPKKFSDFKVKTYKEPEFYGSAARLSNKAYAEKADQIEIMEPKEGYDGYDVCIKGECGKPFYDLSKQEDKEMYADRYNVYMGGNASQIVVKNEKADNDLKVLVLKDSYANPMIPLLSAHFKEVHVIDLRLNGGNMYDYLDKQDLDMVLFVHNVSSAIQTPNLYTFDGRSK
- a CDS encoding MBOAT family O-acyltransferase, which translates into the protein MLFSSTVFLFLFLPIVLFTYFLVPRSFRNVLLLAYSLFFYAWGEPVFVLIMLGSIGLNYLFGLVVDRVRNRKRAVTWVMTAMVLSNIAILFIFKYTNFFVENINAAFDLSIHVDPIPLPLGISFYTFQAMSYVIDVYRRDGEVQKNPLNVALYIALFPQLVAGPIVRYQTVADQIKHRIETFGKFAEGVKRFIIGLAKKMLIANNVGFIADEIFKTPANELSVGMAWIGIIAYSLQIYFDFSGYSDMAIGLGKMFGFDFLENFKYPYISRTISEFWRRWHISLGSWFRDYVYIPLGGSKNGKLMTYRNLFIVWFVTGFWHGANWTFIAWGLYFGIIIALEKAFLEKLIFRMWRPLQHLYALILIISGWVLFRADTFTYAYSYLKVMFGFGNAPLFDERAAFYLTNYSVLLCLAIISATPLFKWLIDKLQATASNKVYVLGNEIGAPIYYATVLLLSIAYMVNSTFNPFIYFRF